Genomic DNA from Deltaproteobacteria bacterium:
CTTCGTTGATCGGCTAACCGCAGTTCCGGATCTCGCCGATCACCGCTTGCACCGCGTCTATTTTTACGACGCCCCGCCGTTGAAGTCCCAACAAGAAAAACCGCTAGCAGGTGGGAGCGTGGAGTTCGGCAACACGGCACTTGCACGGAACAACCAACGCCTACATCAAGAATTACGCGGTGTCCCCTTCGTAGCCTTGCGAATGGGGGACTTGCGATTTCGAGGCTGGACTTTAGACACTCGGCAACTGCCGCCTGACAAACCTCATTTTCAGATTTCCGCAGACGACCTTCGTCCCAACGTGAATCAGAAGGGCGTCGATATGAGGATCGGACTAGACATCGCTTCGCTGACCTTGAAGAAGCACGTCGACATTATTGTTTTGGTTACCGGTGACAGTGATTTCGTGCCGGCAATGAAGTTTGCTCGTCGCGAGGGCGCCCAACTCTTTCTCGTCCCTTTGGGAAGCAAGGTTACCGATGATGTGCGTGAGCACTGCGACGTGATGCTAGACATGCCCGCGGTTTCCGAGGGTTGATCTCCACAGTCCTCCTTGGTGTCTCACGTAGCGCCACCGTCTTCATAGGCGGCCGAACCTATCTCATCGTAGTCTGGTTCCGGATCGTCGAAGCCTTCAATCTCCCCTGGTTCAACGGGTTGGGTCTCCGCAGAAATCACTTTCTCGCGGATCAGCGTATTGCGAAATACTTCGCCGCCACCCGGGCGGGCCTTTCCCATGGCTTCAAATATGAGGTTCAACATAGCCTCGCCACGCTCGGCGAAGCATTCGGCGAACTGGTCAACCTTGAGTCGGTCATAGTCCAACCAATGACGTTGAAGAACAGACCGCAGGTTGTCTTCGGGGTTGTCCTGCTTCAACCGCTCCAGGTAACGCGATGGCGCCGCACCACCTATGATGCGGTTAGTAGAGGCATCGATGGGCGTCTTGTTGATGATGGAGTCGTAGAGAGATCGTGGAACGGGCGCTTCTTGTTTCTGGCACCAAGCCACGGGGAAGATGTGGTGAATGTCTATCGCTTGGTCATGGTAGGTGGAAAGCGTGAGCGGATCGCCCGTCCGCCAGTCGACCGCACCGCTCTTCATCTGTAGCGCGTAGAGGCCCTTGTAGGCGGCGCTGTTGCGGGTACGTAGCGATATGAGGCGCTCAGGGTTGAAACTTGCCTCGGTGATGAGCCGAGGTTCTGCCCCTGTGCGAACGTAACGAGCGACTTGGTCCAAGTCTAGGGCGTATTGAGTTTCGACACCGCCACCGTAGGCTTCGCTAAAGATGCCCGACCAGAACCAGCGCTCAAGGCTTTGTCTGGCCACTGATGGATCAAGTTCCTTGCCAAGCTCGACAAAAAGTGCAGCCAGTGGGACGAGTTGGGTGTTGTACGGGACATCCCCCTGTTTGAAGACGAACTGGCCATGAAGGAACCTGGCCGCTCGCTTGAAACCCTCCTCAACATTGTCCGCCCACTCTTTGTACTCACCCAGCATAAGCTCGAGTATGTCGCGTTTCTGACAGCCAATGGCCGGGATTTGGTTCACAGGCTCACTGAGCGTTTCCTTCTCTCTGCGCCGCTGCTGAGTTGCGAGAAGGGTAACGGCTTGGAGAAACTGTTCACCCTGTATTCCGCGCAGCACGGCAAAGTCGTTGTGCATGCGTTCGCGCCGTTCATCCCAATCATTTCTCAGGTCAAAGTCATCTGCGGCGAAGGTCGCCGTCACGAGCTCAAAGACAGTGAGGGTGACTCCGCCGGTGTTGACTTTCTCGAACACAGTGCAGACGGCTTCCTTTGGTGTTTCCCGATTCAGTCCGATGACAGGGAGTAGATAGCCTCCAAACACTTCGAGGATTTTGTTGTTGAAACGTTCGCTGAACTCGATGATGTTTTCGTTAGGATGCGTCCCTGCCTGGTGCCAAAAGCCCTGGTAGGCAAACATCCAGTTCATGGGCTGAAGCAGATGTTCGGTAGGGATCATATGGTTCTGGTATTCAAGATCGGGTGTTGATAGGTCCAGAACCGTCTCCCGTCCGAAGTCACGCGTGACTCGCTTGTTCTCTGGAACGCTGACAATCGCGTCCTCTCTGTCCGCAACTGGATCCATAGCTCTAAGCATGTCGATGTAGTACCAGCGCCTGATCCGTCCGCCACGACTGTCGTGGGTGTCAACAGGCCCAGGGTATTTTAATGCTTGATAGAGGGATGTAAGGCGTTGTTGGCCGTCTAAAAGGAAGAGTTCTATGGCGCTGTCTCCGCGACTCGCGCCTTCAACAGGCCGTGCTTTGAATCGGGTCTCTCCCCCGGCGTCGAGCGTCATGATCGCGCCGACTGGAAAACCGCGTGATATGCTGGCGAGCAAGGCGCGGATGCGGTAGTCATCCCACACCCACCTCCGTTGGAATTCTGGAAGCTGGATCTTTCCGGCCTCCACATCCTCCAACAGGTTCTTCAAGGATACCGGGTTTGTTGTAAACACTCGTTGTATCTCCGTGTATGTTTACCCAAGCCTTGTGAGAAGTTTGATGACCCTACGACCGACGCCGGCCTCAGTACGGCCGGCAGAGCCGGTCCCGCGCTCCCCATATGTCGATGCCGCCGGCGATCACGTCGCGGGCTTCGAGCACCATCGGCTCGCGGGCGTCCACGTAGGGGGCGCCGGGGTAGTTGATGAGTTGGAGCGTTTCGTAGGCGCCGACGACACGATCGGCGGCGGGCAGTTCCACCTCGACGTCGCGGTTGCCGGTGCTGATGGCGGCGTTGGCGGCCTTCTCGTAATACAGCAGCGGCGCTTCGGTGCCGTCCTTGCCGCCGTACTCGTAGGTGACGAGGACGGTCTTGATGCCTTGCTCCTCGCAGCCTTTCACCGTCAGCATGACCTCGATGAAGGCGTTGCCCGAGCCGGTGCGCGTGATCAGCGCGGCGTCGGCGCCGAGGGAGGCGGCCGTCCCGACGGCGTTCCGGGCGGCGATTTCCTTCTCGCGGGAGGTCTCGAAGCCGATGCGCTCCAGGATGACCCCGGCGCAGCGGAAACGTTCGTCCCTGAGCAGCGCCAGCACCAGGGGCTGGTTCTGCCAGTTCCAGGTGATGGGATGATAGCTCACCGTGCGGATGGTGCCGGGGGCGATGGCGCCGTCGATGAGCTCGTTGGGATGGATGACCGTGGACAGGGTCTCCTGCACATGGAGTCCGTAGTACGACACGTTGGACGGCTTGTGCTCCGCCTCGGTGAAGCAGCCGATGATGACCACGGCGCACGGGAGGTCGCGGTCGCGGCTGTCCGGGTCGAAGACCTCCACGTCGTCGGGCGCGAGGCCGGTGGTGGTCTCGGCCACCTTCAACGCCACGCCGAACTGGGCGCGCTGGATGGCCTGATGGGCCTCGTAGGCGGGCAGGCCTTCTTCCAGGTCCAGCGTCATCACGAGGTTCACCAGGGAGGCGAACGGGGTCATGTCGGCGCCCGGTCCCCACATGTCGAGAATGGCGCTCCGCTGTGAGGTGGTGCCGGTGCGTACGGTGCCCTCGTAGGCCACGGCCGTGGCCAGCGCCATCCCCGAGAGCCGGTGCGTGCGCCCGGCGCCCACCGGAGCCACCGGCCCGAGGATTCCCGGGAACACCTGTCCCGAGCCCGCGGTCTTGATGCGCGGCTCCACCACGTCGCGGATGCCCGTGACCCGCGCCTTCTCGCCCGGGCGCACCACGTCGAAGCGCGCGAAACGCACCCGCGGGTCCTGCTCCGCCAAGGCCGCCAGCCCCTCCGCGTCCACCTCCAGCACGCCGGAGTCGTAACGCATTTCACGGCCGAGGCGAATCTCGCGCACGCGGTACTCGGCTAGTTCAAGGCCGCTCATGACGCCCCTTTCCCCATCCGCGCAGCCGCCGCGTCAGTGCATGTGCTGGCCGCCGTCGACGCTGATGGACTGGCCGGTGACGAAGTCGCTGTCGTCGGACGACAGGAAGATGACCGTGCCCACCAGGTCGTCCGGGTACTGGTCGCGCTGGAACGCGCGGCTCTTGCGCCGGTTCTCCAGTTGCTGGGGGGTGGTGACGCCCTGCTGGTTGTCGCCCGAGATGGTGAGGCCGGGCATGATGGCGTTGACGTTGATGCCGTCGGGGCCGATCTCCCGCGCCAGCGCCCGGGTAAAGCCGAGCACGCCGGCCTTGGACGAAACGTAGTGCAGGAACATCGGCGTGCCGCCCAAGATGGTACCCGAGGAGATGTTGATGATCTTGCCCTTGCCCTGCTCCTTCATGGCCGGGTAGACCGCCTTCACGCACAGGAACAGGCCCTTGACGTTCACCGCCATGACCCGGTCCCATTCGTCCTCGGGGATCTCCATGAACGACTTCTTGGTGAGGGCGGTGTAGAGCCCGGCATTGTTCACCAGGACGTCGATGCGGCCGTACTCCTTCAGCACCGCTTCCGCCATCTCGCGGGTCTTCTCCGGCGAGGAGACGTCCACGGCCACGGGGATGGCCTCGCCGCCGTCCTTCTTGATCTCCGCCGCCACCTGCGTAGCCGCCTCCACCTGGATGTCGGCCACGGCCACCTTGGCGCCTTCCGCCGCCAGCCTCTTGGAGTAGGCCCGGCCGATGCCGATGCCGCCGCCCGTCACGATCGCCACCTTACCGTCCAAACGCATGATGAAATCCTCCTTGCTTGTGCCTGCGTTACCTGGCCCCACCCGACTTGGTTCAACGGCCAAGTTGTGTCTAAGCACCATCTGAGAGAGGCGACAACCCCCTGAATCGTCATTCCCGCGAACGCGGGAATCCAGGTGGGGTGAGGCGGGGAAACGCCGCTTACCGCTTCGGCACCAGGATATTCTTCAGCTTGACCATCAGCTCGGAATCGAGCTCGAAGAACTCGTTCACGGCTTCCACGACCCGGGTGCCGGGAATCGGGTTGATGATGAGATTGGCCTTCTTGGCCTCGGCCAGCAGCGCGGGGTCCTTGAAGGTGGCCGCGAAAGCCTTGCGCAGGAGTTCCACGCGGTCCTTCGGTGTGCCCGGAGGCAGCGAGAAGGCTCTCAGGATCTCGTGGGCATTACGTCCGACGACGTTTGCCAACTGGCGCTGCTCCGCGGTCTTGGCCAGCTCGACGATGTTGGGCACGCCGGCGAGCCTTGGGTGCCGGCCGACGCCGACCTGCACGACGAAGTTCAGCTCACCGGGAATCCGCTTGGGCCAGAACGACAGGATGACGTCGGGACTCCAGCAGCCGCCGAAGACCTCGCGCTTCTCGATGGCCAGGCGGATCCGGGCGGCGCCCCCGTAACCCTCGATCAACTGGTAGGGAACCGGCGTGATGGCGCCCACCAGCCTGGGGATGTCCGAGATGGAGCTTCCCGGCCCCATGCCGCCGAGCTTGAGGGGTTGCTTGGCCGCGAGCCACTGTTCGAAGTTGGTGATGCCGCTGTCCTTGGCGACGATGCACGCGGTGTAGCTGGGCTTGGGGACGGTGATCCATTCGAACTTCCGGGCGTCGAACTGGACCCGCTTGTTCCCCAGCACCTGCTGCAGCACCAGCGTCCCCACCCAGTGGCCGATGGTGAGGCCGTCGGGCTTGGCCTTGTTGTACATGTAGTTGGCCGCGATCAGGTTGCCGGCGCCGGTCATGCTGGTGACCAGGGTCCGCGGCGATCCCGGTATGTGCTTGCCGATGTGCCGGCCCACCAGCCGCGCGTACGTGTCGAAACCCCCACCTGGGGCGGAGCCCACGATGATGCGGATGGTCTTGCCCTTGTAGAAGTCCTCGGCCGAGGCCGCGGTGGCGGCCACGACGGCCATGACGATACCCGCCGCCAGGGCCACACGGAGCACGGAACGGAGATACGGTCTCATGGTGTTACTCCTTTTCGGAAAGAGACGGTTTGGAGCCCGGCGGCCCGTTACGGACCGTCCGGCATCATGCGCCGGGAAGCTCAACGGTACGAATTCCTCGATGTCTCTGCAACCGGCGATGATCTCGGCCCGTGAGTTTTTCGCACGTTCTGCCATCAGAGGACTTCCACTGCCTTGAGCGCGATCTCCATGGCGCGCTTCTCGGCCTCACGAGCCGGCGGTCCGTGGAAGCCGAGCTTGCCGGTGACGCACTCGTCGGAAACCGCCAGCACGGCGCCCGCCTTGGCGCCCTTGACCTGGGCCACTGTGAGGAAGGCGGCGGTGACCATGTCAATGGCGGCGATGCCTTGTTGTTCCAGGTCGGCCAGCAGCTCCGGCGTTTCCCGGAACAGCGCATCGGTGGTGAACACGCGGCCGTGGTGGACCGGGACGCCGAGGTTTTCGGCCGCGCGTGTCAGCGCTTCCACTACGCGCGGGTGGGACACGGTGTCGAAGTCTTCGGGAACGTATCGCGGGCTTGCCCCGTCCCCCCGCACGGCACCCGTGGCGATGACGACATCGCCCACCTTGACGCCTCCTTGCAGCGAGCCGCAGCTCCCCACCCGCACCAGGGTTTCTACGCCGGCGGCGCACAGTAGCTCGGTGGTGATGGCGGTGTCCGGGGAGTATCGCCCGCCGTTGCCCACCGTGACGCGGCGCCCGCCCAGGGTGCCGGTGTGCATTTCGTAGTCCTGGAAGGCGAGGGTCTTGCGCGGGTCCTCGAGGGCGAGCCGCAGCCGCGCGGCCCGTTCGCGGGGGCCGGGCACCAGGGCCACCTTTCCGAGGGCGCCGGGCTTGACTCCGAGCCGGGCGAGCATTCCCTCCGCGGTAATGTGGGGTTCGTTCCTCATGGCTCATGAGCCGGCGCGACCGGTCCCGGCGGCACATCCACGGCCCGGCCCAACCGCAGCAGGATCAGCCTGAAGGCTTCCACCTCCCGGTCCAGGCCTCGCCGGACCGCCTCGGTGTAGATCTCCGCCTGGTGGCGGTAGTCGTTCATGATACGGCCGACGCCGTCGTCGGCAACCTGGTCGGTCTTGTAGTCGGCCACGTAGAGCCGTCCGTCCCGTTCGTAGACCAGGTCGATGACGCCTTCCATGACCTGCCCGTTCCAGGGCATGACGAAGGGCATCTCGCGTCCCAGGATGCGCGCGGACCGAAGCTCGTCGTAGACCTCGGAACGGGCTAGGGCGGTCCAGATCTTCTTCAGTTCCCGGATGAGGACCTGCTTCTCAGCCGCGGGAAGGGCGGGCGCGTGCTTGGCGACGGCTTCGTCCAGGTTCTCTTCGACGCGCTCGGTCTGGAAGTCCCAGTGCTCTAGCACCCGGTGGGCGAGCGTCCCGAGCGCGAGGGCGGTGTCGCGCTCGAGACCGTCTGCATCGGGCGTGCCCGCGGCGCGGGGCTGCCTCACGTCCGCTTCCGCCGCCTCGCCGGCGGCCTTGAGCCGGGTGGGGGTGAGGAAGATCGGGGTTTGGCGGCGGGCGTCCCAGTCCTCCCGTCGCCGGCGCCACAGGTCTTCGTACCACGTCCAGTCATCCGCGTCCGGCGGTGCCGGCGGTCGGCCGTCGCGTTCCTCGGCCGCCGCGTCCTCCACGACTACCTCGACTTTCATCTCGCCCGCGTCGCAGCGGACAGCGCCCGGCCCGGCCTGGGCGAAGTTGACGCCGGTTGCCTCGTCCAGCATGGCCAGCAGGCTGTCGCTCGGAGCCTTCGACGCCCGGTCCCTTTCCGCGAAGGAAATCACCAACCGCTCACGCGGCCGGGTCATGGCCACGTACAGCAGCCGGCTGCGCTCGTACTCCTCCCTTTGGCGCCGTTTCGCGTCAAGGTAGACACCGGCGAGGCTCGACAGTTCGCCGATGCGCAACCCCGTCAGCCCGGTGGCCCAGTCCCGCCGCACCTCGGCCTCCAAGGACCGGTTGCCGCCAGTGCCGCCCATGGCGTCCACCAGCACCACCATGGGGAACTCCAGACCCTTGGCGCGATGGATGCTCATGATCCTGACGGCGTCCAGGGTCTCTTCCTCCAGCGGGCTCTCGGGCTCGTTCTCCCTGTCCAGGACCCGGCGTTCCAGCTCCGCGACCACGTCCTTCAAGGTGCCGCTGCCTTCCGCGCTGGTCTCCTCGGCCACGAGCCGGACCTTGTCCAGATTGGCCACGGCCTGCTGGCCGGCCGCGGTACTTGCCGCCAGGACCGACAGGGGCAACTCCTTGAAAACCCGCTCCACCGCTTGCCCGGCCTCCAGGAAACGCACCTCGCGGTGCAGGCGGTCG
This window encodes:
- a CDS encoding 3-oxoacyl-ACP reductase FabG, which translates into the protein MMRLDGKVAIVTGGGIGIGRAYSKRLAAEGAKVAVADIQVEAATQVAAEIKKDGGEAIPVAVDVSSPEKTREMAEAVLKEYGRIDVLVNNAGLYTALTKKSFMEIPEDEWDRVMAVNVKGLFLCVKAVYPAMKEQGKGKIINISSGTILGGTPMFLHYVSSKAGVLGFTRALAREIGPDGINVNAIMPGLTISGDNQQGVTTPQQLENRRKSRAFQRDQYPDDLVGTVIFLSSDDSDFVTGQSISVDGGQHMH
- a CDS encoding NYN domain-containing protein yields the protein MQSRSYAVLIDAGFLKRKLGSREKPLNADDVRDFVDRLTAVPDLADHRLHRVYFYDAPPLKSQQEKPLAGGSVEFGNTALARNNQRLHQELRGVPFVALRMGDLRFRGWTLDTRQLPPDKPHFQISADDLRPNVNQKGVDMRIGLDIASLTLKKHVDIIVLVTGDSDFVPAMKFARREGAQLFLVPLGSKVTDDVREHCDVMLDMPAVSEG
- a CDS encoding tripartite tricarboxylate transporter substrate-binding protein, whose translation is MRPYLRSVLRVALAAGIVMAVVAATAASAEDFYKGKTIRIIVGSAPGGGFDTYARLVGRHIGKHIPGSPRTLVTSMTGAGNLIAANYMYNKAKPDGLTIGHWVGTLVLQQVLGNKRVQFDARKFEWITVPKPSYTACIVAKDSGITNFEQWLAAKQPLKLGGMGPGSSISDIPRLVGAITPVPYQLIEGYGGAARIRLAIEKREVFGGCWSPDVILSFWPKRIPGELNFVVQVGVGRHPRLAGVPNIVELAKTAEQRQLANVVGRNAHEILRAFSLPPGTPKDRVELLRKAFAATFKDPALLAEAKKANLIINPIPGTRVVEAVNEFFELDSELMVKLKNILVPKR
- a CDS encoding DUF262 domain-containing protein; translated protein: MFTTNPVSLKNLLEDVEAGKIQLPEFQRRWVWDDYRIRALLASISRGFPVGAIMTLDAGGETRFKARPVEGASRGDSAIELFLLDGQQRLTSLYQALKYPGPVDTHDSRGGRIRRWYYIDMLRAMDPVADREDAIVSVPENKRVTRDFGRETVLDLSTPDLEYQNHMIPTEHLLQPMNWMFAYQGFWHQAGTHPNENIIEFSERFNNKILEVFGGYLLPVIGLNRETPKEAVCTVFEKVNTGGVTLTVFELVTATFAADDFDLRNDWDERRERMHNDFAVLRGIQGEQFLQAVTLLATQQRRREKETLSEPVNQIPAIGCQKRDILELMLGEYKEWADNVEEGFKRAARFLHGQFVFKQGDVPYNTQLVPLAALFVELGKELDPSVARQSLERWFWSGIFSEAYGGGVETQYALDLDQVARYVRTGAEPRLITEASFNPERLISLRTRNSAAYKGLYALQMKSGAVDWRTGDPLTLSTYHDQAIDIHHIFPVAWCQKQEAPVPRSLYDSIINKTPIDASTNRIIGGAAPSRYLERLKQDNPEDNLRSVLQRHWLDYDRLKVDQFAECFAERGEAMLNLIFEAMGKARPGGGEVFRNTLIREKVISAETQPVEPGEIEGFDDPEPDYDEIGSAAYEDGGAT